One part of the Candidatus Krumholzibacteriia bacterium genome encodes these proteins:
- the nuoL gene encoding NADH-quinone oxidoreductase subunit L, with amino-acid sequence MNSLLWIIPIAPLVGAALNGLLALAYGGREKGPSERLVSLIGCAAPLVSFAVVVRLFLAMRGMAPEARIFESTLFTWIAAGPVHIDFAYWVDALSMTMLLVVTGVGSLIHIYSTGYMHGDRGFARFFSYLNLFMFAMLTLVMAKNLPLLFVGWEGVGLCSYLLIGFWYKDIANAAAGKKAFIVNRVGDLAFLIGMFILFMATVNLGQPTLDVPELRALAAVHHEAFGAVAVAACILLFVGACGKSAQIPLYVWLPDAMAGPTPVSALIHAATMVTAGVYMIARLSFLYEMAPAASAVVAVIGAATAIFAASIGFAQRDIKKVLAYSTVSQLGYMFLAVGVGAYAAGVFHLVTHAFFKACLFLGAGSVIHGLSGEQDMFKMGQLRKHMKWTWLTFLVSSLAIAGIPPLAGFFSKDEILWSVFNAHTGPEWLPRVLWVVGLATAGMTAFYIFRAVYLTFYGKDNVSAEAKHHLHESPPAMTVPLMVLAAGAAVVGFLGVPAALGGANVFHHWLEPVFAGHAGGHDMGVGALSHGAVTVAAAAESHGSTTLELILMVVSVVTAVAGILFARTLYVQMPGAAAAFTSRLGGFYTLVFNKYYVDELYERAIVRPGYAISDKLLFRFIDTGIIEGIVNGLGITARLFGATFRLLQSGVVRTYAFFMLIGFLYLVYALVR; translated from the coding sequence ATGAACTCGTTGCTCTGGATCATTCCGATCGCACCCCTGGTGGGTGCCGCGCTCAACGGCCTGCTCGCGCTCGCCTACGGCGGCCGCGAGAAGGGCCCCAGCGAGCGCCTGGTGTCGCTCATCGGCTGTGCGGCCCCGCTGGTTTCCTTCGCGGTGGTGGTGCGGCTGTTCCTGGCCATGCGCGGGATGGCCCCCGAGGCGCGGATCTTCGAGAGCACGCTGTTCACATGGATCGCCGCCGGCCCGGTGCACATCGACTTCGCCTACTGGGTGGACGCGCTCTCCATGACCATGCTGCTGGTGGTCACCGGGGTTGGATCTCTGATCCACATCTACTCGACCGGCTACATGCACGGCGACCGCGGCTTCGCGCGCTTCTTCAGCTATCTCAATCTGTTCATGTTCGCCATGCTCACGCTGGTCATGGCGAAGAACCTCCCGCTGCTGTTCGTGGGCTGGGAGGGCGTGGGGCTGTGCTCGTACCTGCTCATCGGTTTCTGGTACAAGGACATCGCCAACGCCGCGGCGGGCAAGAAGGCGTTCATCGTCAATCGTGTGGGCGACCTGGCCTTCCTGATCGGGATGTTCATCCTGTTCATGGCGACCGTGAACCTCGGCCAGCCCACGCTGGATGTTCCCGAATTGCGCGCGCTGGCCGCGGTGCACCACGAGGCCTTCGGAGCGGTCGCGGTGGCCGCGTGCATCCTGCTCTTCGTGGGCGCGTGCGGCAAGTCGGCGCAGATTCCGCTCTACGTGTGGTTGCCCGACGCCATGGCCGGTCCGACGCCGGTCAGCGCGCTCATCCACGCCGCCACCATGGTGACCGCTGGCGTGTACATGATTGCGCGTTTGAGTTTCCTGTATGAGATGGCGCCCGCCGCCTCGGCGGTGGTGGCGGTGATCGGCGCGGCCACGGCCATCTTCGCGGCCAGCATCGGCTTTGCGCAGCGCGACATCAAGAAGGTGCTCGCGTACTCGACCGTGAGCCAGTTGGGCTACATGTTCCTCGCCGTGGGCGTGGGTGCGTACGCGGCGGGCGTGTTCCACCTGGTGACGCACGCCTTCTTCAAGGCCTGTCTGTTTTTGGGCGCGGGCTCGGTGATCCACGGTCTCTCCGGCGAGCAGGACATGTTCAAGATGGGCCAGCTCAGGAAGCACATGAAGTGGACCTGGCTCACGTTCCTGGTGTCGTCGCTGGCCATCGCGGGCATCCCGCCGCTGGCGGGCTTCTTCTCCAAGGACGAAATCCTGTGGAGCGTGTTCAACGCGCACACCGGTCCCGAGTGGTTGCCGCGCGTGCTGTGGGTGGTCGGGCTGGCCACCGCGGGCATGACGGCGTTCTACATCTTCCGCGCGGTGTACCTCACGTTTTACGGCAAGGACAACGTCTCCGCGGAGGCCAAGCACCACCTGCACGAATCGCCGCCCGCCATGACGGTGCCGCTGATGGTGCTGGCCGCGGGTGCGGCGGTGGTGGGTTTTCTGGGTGTGCCGGCCGCGCTGGGCGGCGCCAACGTCTTCCACCACTGGCTGGAGCCGGTGTTCGCCGGTCACGCGGGTGGCCACGACATGGGCGTGGGCGCGTTGTCGCACGGCGCGGTGACGGTTGCGGCGGCGGCGGAGAGCCATGGATCCACGACCCTCGAGCTGATCCTGATGGTGGTCTCGGTGGTGACGGCGGTGGCGGGGATCCTGTTCGCGCGCACGCTCTACGTGCAGATGCCGGGCGCCGCCGCGGCCTTCACATCGCGGCTGGGCGGTTTCTATACCCTGGTCTTCAACAAGTACTACGTGGACGAACTGTATGAACGCGCCATCGTCCGCCCCGGTTACGCCATTTCCGACAAGCTCCTGTTCCGGTTCATCGACACCGGAATCATCGAGGGCATCGTGAACGGGCTGGGCATCACGGCGCGCCTGTTCGGCGCCACCTTCCGGCTGCTGCAGTCCGGCGTGGTGCGCACCTATGCGTTCTTCATGCTGATCGGGTTCCTGTACCTGGTCTATGCACTGGTGAGATGA
- the nuoK gene encoding NADH-quinone oxidoreductase subunit NuoK gives MGPVTLNHYLYLSAILFFIGAFGVLFRRNLLVMLMSVELMLNAVNLSFVAFARHSAGTMDGHVIAFFVMALAAAEAGIGLAILVMVFRNRTTVQADDLTLMRD, from the coding sequence ATGGGTCCCGTCACGCTGAACCACTATCTCTACCTGAGCGCCATCCTGTTCTTCATCGGCGCGTTCGGGGTGTTGTTCCGCCGCAATCTGCTGGTGATGCTGATGTCGGTGGAACTCATGCTGAACGCGGTGAATCTGTCGTTCGTGGCCTTTGCGCGCCATTCCGCGGGAACGATGGACGGCCACGTGATCGCCTTCTTCGTGATGGCGCTCGCGGCGGCCGAAGCCGGAATAGGACTGGCGATCCTGGTGATGGTGTTCCGCAACCGCACCACGGTGCAGGCCGACGACCTCACCCTGATGCGCGACTGA
- a CDS encoding NADH-quinone oxidoreductase subunit J, protein GAIMVLIIFTIMLLNLNKEELEEPPVAWMRLIFTALVCAVAAFMAIRVFGHVEAAKIEMTADFGSIEGVGRLMLSDFLYPFEVISLVLLVAVVGVVLLAKKVI, encoded by the coding sequence CCGGCGCCATCATGGTGCTGATCATTTTCACCATCATGCTCCTCAACCTGAACAAGGAGGAGCTGGAAGAGCCGCCGGTGGCGTGGATGCGTTTGATCTTCACCGCGCTGGTGTGCGCGGTGGCGGCGTTCATGGCCATCAGGGTGTTCGGGCACGTCGAAGCCGCGAAGATCGAGATGACCGCCGACTTTGGCAGCATCGAGGGCGTCGGGCGCCTCATGCTCTCCGACTTCCTCTATCCGTTCGAAGTGATTTCGCTGGTTCTCCTGGTGGCCGTGGTGGGCGTGGTTCTCCTGGCCAAGAAGGTGATCTAG